The window AGGCCAGCGCGTCGAGATCGCTGCGCGGCTGCACCATCGCGACGGGTCCCGACCTTTGCATGCAGCCGGACAGCGCCAGCGCCGCAAGCGAAGCTATCAAGGACAATCGAAACGCGCGCACTGGCAACACCTGGCTCATCCCTTATGGCGAGACAGCTTCGGTTGTGCCCGGTTATGGTTAACATTCCGTTTTCACCGCCCCCAGCGGCATGAAAAAGCCCGCCTCCGATACCGGAGGCGGGCACTTGGTCAAGTCGCGTCAGGGAGCGATCAGGCGCTGACGGCAACGCCGATCGGGCACGACACGCCGGTGCCGCCGAGGCCGCAATAGCCGGCCGGATTCTTCGCCAGATATTGCTGGTGATAGTCCTCGGCGAAATAGAACTCGCCGGCCGGTGCGATCTCGGTGGTGATGGCGCCGAGGCCCTTAGCCGACAGCGCCTTCTGATACGCCGCCTTCGACGCATCGACGGCGTTGCGCTGCGCATCGCTGAACGTGTAGATCGCCGAACGATACTGCGTGCCGACATCGTTGCCCTGGCGCATGCCCTGGGTCGGGTTGTGGCTTTCCCAGAAAACCTTCAGCAACTGCTCGTAGGAGATCTTCTTGGGATCGAACACCACCAGCACCGCTTCGGTGTGGCCGGTGCGGCCCGAACAGGTCTCTTCATAGGTCGGGTTCGGCGTGTGGCCGCCGGCATAGCCGACCACCGTGGTGTAGACGCCATCGCCGAGTTCCCAGAACTTCCGTTCCGCCCCCCAGAAACAGCCGAGCCCAAACACCGCCTGCTCGAGGCCTTCCGGATAGGGCGGCTGGATCTGATGACCGTTGACGAAATGACGTATCGCAGTCGGGATCGGCGTGGCCCTTCCGGGCAGCGCTTCGGCGGCAGTGGGCAATGCGGTGGTCTTGCGCATAAACAACATGGATCATCTCCCGGCGCGTCGTCGAACGAAGTGAAATCCGGTTCGCTGGAGCAACGCGCGCATCTGACGGCCAACAGCGCTGGAGCGGCAAAACCGGATTCACTTTTGCCGAACGGCGCCGAACTCAAACCGCAATATAGGCATCTACGGACAAAACGGCAGATCTGTTACGCCCGCCAGCCCGGACAAAAGCGATCGGCGCGGCAACGCCGTGGCCTCATCAATTCCGGGAATAACCGATCAGCGGCTTGCGCGGCCGGAACAGCAGCATCAAGAGGATTCCCAGCACGCCCATCACCGCCCAGGCCGGCTGGTTCAGAATGACCTTCACGACACCATTCCAGAGCCAGGGCGCAGCGCCCTCGATCATCGCCTGGAATGCCCGCTGGCTGGCCTGATGGATGTCGTTCCAGAATTCGCCAAGCCGGGTCAGCCGCAACGCCTGATCGGCGATCGACCGGGCGCCGTCATAGACCAGGAAAATGAACCCGCCGGCCAGGAGCAAGAGCCCCACCAGACGGAAAAACCCGCGGATCATGCGAACCCCTCTTGTCGATCTGGCCCCGGCAATACCGGGGTAGCCCAAGAAATTCAACCCCGCCAGCAACTTAACCGCCATTCCGGGCTTTTTATCGCCCGAACGGGTCTCCGGGAAAACGTTGACGGTGGAAATCCCGCCCTCTATAAGGAGTGCCAATGGCGGTGGGCGCAATCCTGCCGCCGCTGTTCTTTGAGCGGCGTGCCTTGAGAGTTTTCGCTCCGGGGATAGCATTTTCAGGAACACCCCGGAAACAGATCAGCGTTGGCCGCGCAGTTGAGCGGCAGGCGTCAATCAGCCCGGCGCCCATGATGGGTCGCTGCTGAAGGATATTTGAGATATGGCCAATACGACCTCCGCCAAGAAGGCGACGCGCAAGATTGCCCGTCGCACCATCGTCAACAAGGCGCGCCGCACCCAGATGCGCGGTTCGGTTCGCACCGTCGAGGAAGCGATCAAGAGCGGCGACCGCGAAGCG is drawn from Nitrobacteraceae bacterium AZCC 2146 and contains these coding sequences:
- a CDS encoding peptide-methionine (S)-S-oxide reductase (product_source=KO:K07304; cath_funfam=3.30.1060.10; cog=COG0225; ko=KO:K07304; pfam=PF01625; superfamily=55068; tigrfam=TIGR00401); protein product: MLFMRKTTALPTAAEALPGRATPIPTAIRHFVNGHQIQPPYPEGLEQAVFGLGCFWGAERKFWELGDGVYTTVVGYAGGHTPNPTYEETCSGRTGHTEAVLVVFDPKKISYEQLLKVFWESHNPTQGMRQGNDVGTQYRSAIYTFSDAQRNAVDASKAAYQKALSAKGLGAITTEIAPAGEFYFAEDYHQQYLAKNPAGYCGLGGTGVSCPIGVAVSA
- a CDS encoding hypothetical protein (product_source=Hypo-rule applied; superfamily=53748; transmembrane_helix_parts=Inside_1_4,TMhelix_5_23,Outside_24_71,TMhelix_72_94,Inside_95_105) — protein: MIRGFFRLVGLLLLAGGFIFLVYDGARSIADQALRLTRLGEFWNDIHQASQRAFQAMIEGAAPWLWNGVVKVILNQPAWAVMGVLGILLMLLFRPRKPLIGYSRN
- a CDS encoding hypothetical protein (product_source=Hypo-rule applied) produces the protein MAVGAILPPLFFERRALRVFAPGIAFSGTPRKQISVGRAVERQASISPAPMMGRC
- a CDS encoding small subunit ribosomal protein S20 (product_source=KO:K02968; cath_funfam=1.20.58.110; cog=COG0268; ko=KO:K02968; pfam=PF01649; superfamily=46992; tigrfam=TIGR00029) — encoded protein: MANTTSAKKATRKIARRTIVNKARRTQMRGSVRTVEEAIKSGDREAALKAMALAEPELMQAAQRNIVHKNKASRKVSRLVHQIAKLAAVAQ